The Moorena producens PAL-8-15-08-1 genomic interval CTTAATCCGGTAATTTGAACGGTAGTCCAGACCCAGTCAGAGCCGTTAAAGACTTTGATTTCGACTTGATTGAATCGGTGTAGTTTATAGCATTGGCCTTTATATAAAGCTGGGTAACAGCCAGTGTCAGCATTCAGTTTCGGAGGACTGGCATTAGGTAGTTTCCTAGTGCCTGCTTGCCATTCTCGGTAACGGGTCACAAAACTACTAACTTGACCCGCCGCAAATGCGAGCGCAGAACGACGGTAATAGCTGGGAAATTTATAAAAAGCTTTGTTGAACTGAGGATACTTGACACTGGGACGCTTAGCTGTCTGATGCATTAGTTTCTCGACAGCAGGAGTCAGCTGATCCGCCGTTAAGTTCCCGAATTTACTCCAGTGAGTGTAAATAATACCAACCAAGTATCTGCAAGCACGACGATAGACTTTAACCGTCTCAGTGAACAGCAGACGCTGCTCACTAGTTGCGTTAAGCCTCCATTTGTCGGTGCGAATGATCTGAGTTGGTGTTTTCACAATCTCAACGGAATTGCTAATATGTCACTATATTAACCTATAGTATCACAAAATGTCAACCGCCTTTCGCTCTTTCGCTCACACTGTTTCGTTAATCAAGATTCACATAGTGTTTGTCACTAAGTACCGCCATCCAGTAATTACTGGGGACATAGAAGAGGACATCTTAGACTTGGCAAAAAGCATCTGCGAGAAAAATAACTGCATCCTTGAGGATGCCAAGGCGGACTTGGGGACAAATGATCATATCCATCTCCTAATTGATTTAGCCCCTAAGGTATCAATTTCCAAGCTTTGCAACACCCTTAAGACAGTGACCAGTAGAGAGATTAGAAAAAGATACGCAAAAGAATTGGCTCCCTATTACTGGAAGCCAGTCTTCTGGAAAAGGGGATTTAGTGCTGTTTCTTGTGGAGGAGCCCCCCTTTCGGTTCTAAAGCAATATATAGAAAACCAAGGTTACGACGATTGATTGACTTGCTCCTTAACCCCCACCTGGACGAGGTGGGGGAATGCGTCGCATTTTTGTTCAAGTTTCTTATCCCTACTCCCTACTCCCTACTCCCTACTCCCTACTCCCTAAAAAAATGTCAACTATTGATCCAGAAACCTATCAATACTTTCTTGGGGAAGCCCAGGACTTGCTGCAAGTTATTGAACAACATTTGCTGGCTTTGACACCGGACAAGCCAAAAAACCAACTTTATGACTTAATGCGAGCCACTCATACCCTGAAAGGCGCAGCTGCTAATGTCCGGCAAGAAACCATAAAAAGTGTAGCACATTATCTCGAAGATGTCTTCCGGGCAATGTTAGCCCCTGAGGCAACCATTGATACAGAACTAGAAACACTACTGTTTGAGGGATATCAGTGCCTCAGGATGGCACTGACTGCTGAAATGACTGGGGAGTTGAGCAAGAATACTGAGATTATCAACCGAGCTGCAGGGGTGTTTGCTAAACTGCAAGCTAAATTAGGAGATTGCTTTGACTATCAAGCCTCTCTACCCACATCAGCAGAACTTGGGTTTGATATTGTCCAATCTATCTTTGAAGTAGGAGTCAAACAACGAATCGATCACCTAGCTTCTTTGTTGAAGGTTGGAAGGTTACAGGTTGGCAGGTTGAAGGTTGAAAGTTCTGAAGGGTTACAGGTTGGCAGGTTGGATGTTGAAAGTTCTCAAGGGTTACAGGTTGGCAGGTTACAGGTTGAAAGTTCTCAAGGGTTACAGGTTGACAGGTTGAAGGTTGAAAGTTTTCCAGACAACCTTGAACCTTGGCCTATTGGCCACGCTACGCGAACAACCAACACTAACCTACCCTACTCGAACGCCAAAGGCGAACAACCTTCAACCAACACTAACCTACCCTACTCGAACGCCAAAGGCGAACAACCTTCAACCAACACTAACCTACCCTACTCGAACGCCAAAGGCGAACAACCTTCAACCAACACTAACCTTGGCCAAAAGGCCACGCTTTCGGCAAAGCCGACGCTGCGCGAACGCGAACAACCTGCTAACCTTGAACCTCCAACCCCTGATACTGACAAGGCTACGTTGATAGAGATTGCCGACACCTTGCGAGAACAAGCTGAAATATTTGTAGGGTTAGGGGAATCCTTGAACTTACCAGGGTTTAAAGCAATTGCCGAAAACACCTTAAAAGCCCTTGACGCTAACCCTGAACAGGTGATGGCAATTGCCAAGATTGCCTTAACGAATTTCCAGGAAGCTCATACCGCTGTCTTAGCAGGCGATCGCACTCGTGGAGGAAACCCCAGCCTCGCCCTTCAACAATTAGCTGGATCACAAGAAGAGTTACAGGTTGAAGGTTGTCCGGTTGAAGGTTCACAATCGTTGAAGGTTGTTCGCGAAGCGTGGCCAAAAGGCCAAGGTTCACAATCGTTGAATGTTGTTCGCGAAGCGTGGCCAAAAGGCCAAGGTTCACAATCGTTGAATGTTGTTCGCGAAGCGTGGCCAAAAGGCCAAGGTTCACAATCGTTGAATGTTGTTCGCGAAGCGTGGCCAAAAGGCCAAGGTTCACAATCGTTGAATGTTGAAGGTTGGAACGTTGAAGGTTGTCTGGAAAACCTTGAACCTTGGCCTATTGGCCACGCTACGCGAACAACCCAAACTAACCTTGAACCTTCAAGCAACAATAACCTTCAACCTTCAACCAACAATAACTTTCAACCTTCAACAAATATTGATGAATTACTTGAGGAAACTTTTGGTAATATTTCTCTTGCACAAGAGCAAGCGAATCAAGTCTTTCCTGAAGAGGAATCTCTTGAGCCAGATAGTATACCTCCAGATAGTATATTTCCAGATACTATATTTCTGGATGAATCTTCAGAAACCGTAGCAACAGACAATCTTAACCAACCTCAGACTGACCCTCAGCAAGAGTCGGAGTTAGCGGTTAACCCTGAATCAGGAAAAGAAGTCAAGCAAATATCAATGTCTCTTCCCGATCGGGAGTCTGCAGAGGCTGATGTGCCTTCATTAGCAGAGGGCTCGATCAAGACATCAGCCACAGTGCGTGTTGATTTAGACAGTCTTAAACACCTATCTCACCTAGTTGGGGAACTACTGATTAACCAAAACCAGTTAGGATGGCAGGATGAAAACTGTCAAGGGGTAGTTGAAAAACTCTCCAATTGGCTCAAGCAACATCGCCACACCCTGACTCAACTGCGTACTCAGCTCAAGAAGCATTCCTGTAATCAGCAAATTTCTAAGCTGTGGGATTCGGCATGGGAAGAAACCCTGCAACTGACTCAAGCTACAGAAGACCTGAGCTTGTTAGCTACTACCGCTGCTGCTAGTGTGGAACGAGAACAGCGTCTGTCAACTCAGCTGAGGGATACTCTTCAATCGGCTCAGACTATACCTCTGGAACATCTGCTTAAGTCCTTTCCTTCCATGGTGCAGCAGTTGTCTAATGTCCATCACAAGTCAGCAGAATTCACCCTCAGTGTGACTAATGTCCTAGTTGATAAAACCATTGCTGATCATCTCTATGATGCTTTACTGCATCTAGTCCGCAATGGTTTCGACCATGGTATTGAATCCTCGGAGGTTCGCCAACAAAGGGGTAAATCCGCCATCGGTAAGATTGAAATTCGTGCTTTCTATCAAGGAAATCGCACCATCATTGAAGTTACAGATGATGGTCAGGGACTGGACTTAGAAAAGATTTATAATCGTGCCGTGGAAACAAACCTGCTCAGTATTGAGCAATTGGAAGCCCTCGGCCAATCACCAGAGCCAAATCAGCTATTAGACTTACTGTGTCAGCCAGGATTTTCCACTGTTTCTCAAATCAACGAGCTTTCTGGACGAGGTATTGGCCTAGATGTGGTGCGCTCCCAACTGCAACGAATTAACGGTAGGGTAAAGGTTCGCTCCCAGCCGGGTCTTGGTACGACCTTTTCTTTGCAGATCCAAGAAGCCCTCAGAAATGCCAGGGTGCTAGTGGTTCAAGCTAATCAGGGGGTCTATGGGTTTGTGGCTAATGACGTTGAACAGATAGTGTTGCCAGCATCTGAGCAAATCCAGATGGTAAGTGATCAAAAAATCCTGAATTGGCATCACAGGGGGAATGAGTATAGCACCCCCATTTACCAACTTTCATCCTTACTGGAAGACTCATCCCAACAGGTATCGACACTACCCGCTTGGAATCCCTTGCTCACTAAACCCCAAGAGATGAATCCTGTCCTATTGATGGGTACCCCTGAAGGATGGGTGGGGCTGGAAGTGGAACAAGTACTCGAAGAGCAAGAACTGGTGATCAAGCAGCTGCCGAATGCGATCGCATATCCTCCCTATGTTTATGGTTGCAGTATTTTGGCCGATGGTCGTTTAACTCTGGTAATTGACGGTACAGGATTACTTAACTATGTACAGCAGCTCCCTCAATCTCAGCCATCATTGTCGAAGGTTGGGAGGTTGTTCGCGAAGCGTGGCCTATTGGCCAAGGTTAAAGGTTCTCCAGAGTTGAAAGTTAGCAGGTTGAAGGTTGTTCGCGAAGCGTGGCCTATTGGCCAAAGTTCTCCAGACAAGCTTCAACCTGATCATAGACAATCTGATCACCTACCCTACTCGAAGGCCAAAGCCGAACAACCTGCCAACCTTCAACCTGCCAACCTTCAACCTGCCAACCTTCAACCTGCCAACCTTCAACCTGCTAACCTTCAACCTGCCAACCTTCAACCTGCCAACCTTCAACCAGCTAACCTTTCTAAAACCTTTTTAGTCGTCGATGATTCAATTACTGAGCGACAAAATTTAAGCCTAATTCTCGAACGGAATGGTAACCAGGTGGTGCAAGCTAAAGATGGTTTAGAGGCGATAGAACTATTGCGAAAAAGTCATGGTGTTGATCTGATCATCTGTGATTTAGAAATGCCACGGTTAAACGGTCTTGAGCTTTTGAGTCTTAGTCATCAAGAGCCAGCTTTAGCTGATATTCCTATTATTATGCTCACCTCCCGTAGTCAAAAAAAATACAAACAACTTGCTACCGAACTTGGGGCTATGGCTTATTTAACTAAACCGTATTTAGATGAAGAGATTTTAGCAACAATTAATAACGTGTTAAGGATGAAGGATGAATTATATATAGCAAAGGGAACAGAGAACAGGGAACAGGGAATCGGGAATCGGGAGTCGGGAATCGGGAATCGGGAGTAAGGAGATGAAAAAAGTCCGAGTTATTGTCTTTAAAATCGCTAAGTATTGGTTAGCGTTACCAATGACAGTCGTCTTAAACGTTAGGGATTTTCCCAGCAACATTAGGGAGAGTAACCGAGATAACAAATTAATTCATCTAGACAATCGAACCTTGACGCTGCTGCCTTTAAAACCAATACTGGTCAAACCTAGTAAAGCTAAGCTAAGCCTAGATCAAAGTTTAGATAAAACCGCTGCTGTCACAAAATATCCTATTGATTTATCCAGTGTTGGCGATTTTTTGATCATCGTTAAAACTCCTAGGGGAGAAGCCTGCGCCATACCGGTTTATAGGCTACCGACTATGATCGATTTACCCTTATCAACGATTCGGAAATTGCCAGACTCTTACAGTCAAAGCTATCTCCTTGGTATGGCAAATTATGTCGCTGTATCGCAATGGCAAAAAGGCCACGCTACGGAAACGGAAGCAGAAAAATTAACGATTTTTTTGCTAGATTTAGAACGAGCATTGAGTGTAGCAATAGCTTATAGAGCAGGGAGTAGGGAGTAGGGAGTAGGGAGTAGGGAGTAGGGAGTAGGGAGTAGGGAGTAGGGAGTAGGGAGCAGGGAATAGGGAATTGGTAATAAGGAGACAAAATCTCTGTACATCATAGCTATGATAAATGCTATATATCAATGTCCTAACCTTAATCTATAGTGCTATAATTCAGAAAGAGCCATAAAAATTTACCAATCTACCCATGGGAGTGTGGTAATATTAGTGGTAGTTTTTGCCGAATTTTAAAAGTGAGATGCACCCCTCCCCATGCAACTGGAATTCGGATCATTTACCGAGTGTTGGATAATCGTTTAGGACAGCAAGGGTTAGTTCAAACACAATTACCAGTTCAGTTAAGTAATTACTCCGAACCCCAACCAGATATAGCCGTAGTTATGCCAGATGAACTGCGATACCTAGGCCATCATCCCACACCATCAGAAATTTATTTGATTATTGAAGTTGCCGATACTAACTTAAGGAGGTATTGTGAACAGAAAGCTAAGCATTATGCAGAGGCAGAGATTGCTGATTATTGGGTAGTTGATTTAACTAATCGTCAATTGCATGTTTTTCGAGAACCAACTGAGCAAGGGTATCAAAGTCAGGTAATTCTGGCAGATGATAATACAATTTCACCGTTACAGTTTCCCGATTGTTTATTATCTGTATCTCAAATGTTGCCACCAGAGATTCCGGAGTTTGTTGACGGTTGACCCTTATCTAGCGTTTATAGGACTCATGAGGTACACATAATTGTTGACTATTGGCTCTTCCGACTTCCCTCTTATCTGCTCCCTGCTCCGAAGTCCCTGCTCCCTAAAACCCAGAAATTTGTACCTCATGGGTATAATAATTGCTAGAATTAGGGGTAGGGTTGGCAAATAATTAAAGAAAGGTCATTTGATCACGAATAATGTCCCTTTGCCCACCCTACTACTTCCCTGCTCCCTGCTCCCTGCTCCCTGCTCCCTACTCCCTACTCCCTGTTCCCTGTTCCCTGTTCCCTGTTCCCTGTTCCCTGTTCCCTGTTCCCTTTGGTAAAGTAATGACATTTATCAGCCCCAAAACCGACTTTGCCTTCAAAAAGATATTTGCATCCCAAGAAAGTAAACCGATTCTGATTAGCTTTCTCAATGCTCTTGTCTACCACAATCAACCTCTGATCCAAGATTTAGAAATTATTGACCCTTATCAGTCTTCTCCTCTTCCAATCCTCAAAGACTCTTTCCTCGATGTGAAGGCCAAACTGAGTGATGGTTCTTTGGTGATTATTGAAATGCAGGTTTTGCAGGTAGAATCCTTTGCCAGAAGAGTTTTATACAATGCGACTAAAGCTTACTCTCTACAGTTAGGTAAAGGAGAAGGGTATCGTTATCTCAAGCCAGTGATTGCTCTGACGATTACCGATTTTGTGATGTTTCCTGAGCATAATCAGATAATTTCTAATTTCAAGTTACGAGAAGAAACTACCAACATAAACTACATCGAAAATCACTTGCAGTTAGTGTTTGTGGAATTACCGAAGTTTGAAAAACAGTTGGAGGAGTTAGAGCAACTTGATGAGTTGTGGATGTATTTTTTAAAAAATGCGCCTTTCTTAGAAACCGTGCCACCGCAAATGGCGCAATTACCAGAGTTTCAACAGGCATTTGGGATTGCTTCTGAGGCAAATTTAAGTAGGAAGGATTTGGAGGAATTAGGAAAAAGAGAGATGTTTATTCATGACCAACAAGGGCTTGTGATTTTTACAGAAAAACAAACTAAGAACGAAATAGCACGCCAACTCTTGCCTTTGTTAGATAATGAAACGATTAGCCAGACTACTGGCTTACCTGTAGAGGAAATTGAGAAGCTTCGAGAAGGTTGAGCGGTTTGAAAGGAGTAGGGTGGGCAAATTATGGAAGTTTCACCAAGTGATAAGTTTTCATGTCAATTTGCCCACCAGACAAGAGCGATCGGACTTAAAGCTGACAGTCAGGTAGGGTGGGCAAATTATGAAAGTTTGACCAAGTGATCACGAATCATGTCGATTTGCCCACCAGACAAAAAATCGTAGTCAGGTAGGGTGGGCAAATTATGGAAGTTTGACCAAATGATAAGTTATCCTGTGGATTTGCCCACCAGACAAAAGCGATTGCACTAAAAATCGGGCGTTGCTGAATTAAGGAATGAATGCGCAATCATCTGGTGCATGTTAAAGCCCCCGTGGGTCCCCCAACTTTGCGGTGCGACCCAAGGGCGATTTACTCGCCCATTGGAAAGCGCACCGGAAGGGACTTTGAACGTCTTATTCCCCCCAGAATTGGGGGGTTAGGGGGGCAAAACCATAGCTATAATCAGCAACGCCTAAATTCCTAGTTCATTGTAGAGAGATTCTTTATTGGCACAAACGGTCAAGTTTTTTTGTTCTTCAATATTTATAATCGCTTGTTGCGTCTCTTCATTGAAGTCGTTAAGTGTATAATTTTCTTCTTCAATCCGTTTCTCTCTTTCAGCTTGCTGCAAAAATTCAGCAAGGTGTTTTTGTAAATAAATAGCTAGGGCGTTTTGTTGTTCTTCCGAAAGCTGTGCGATCTGCTCAAAGGTTTCTT includes:
- a CDS encoding hybrid sensor histidine kinase/response regulator, coding for MRRIFVQVSYPYSLLPTPYSLLPKKMSTIDPETYQYFLGEAQDLLQVIEQHLLALTPDKPKNQLYDLMRATHTLKGAAANVRQETIKSVAHYLEDVFRAMLAPEATIDTELETLLFEGYQCLRMALTAEMTGELSKNTEIINRAAGVFAKLQAKLGDCFDYQASLPTSAELGFDIVQSIFEVGVKQRIDHLASLLKVGRLQVGRLKVESSEGLQVGRLDVESSQGLQVGRLQVESSQGLQVDRLKVESFPDNLEPWPIGHATRTTNTNLPYSNAKGEQPSTNTNLPYSNAKGEQPSTNTNLPYSNAKGEQPSTNTNLGQKATLSAKPTLREREQPANLEPPTPDTDKATLIEIADTLREQAEIFVGLGESLNLPGFKAIAENTLKALDANPEQVMAIAKIALTNFQEAHTAVLAGDRTRGGNPSLALQQLAGSQEELQVEGCPVEGSQSLKVVREAWPKGQGSQSLNVVREAWPKGQGSQSLNVVREAWPKGQGSQSLNVVREAWPKGQGSQSLNVEGWNVEGCLENLEPWPIGHATRTTQTNLEPSSNNNLQPSTNNNFQPSTNIDELLEETFGNISLAQEQANQVFPEEESLEPDSIPPDSIFPDTIFLDESSETVATDNLNQPQTDPQQESELAVNPESGKEVKQISMSLPDRESAEADVPSLAEGSIKTSATVRVDLDSLKHLSHLVGELLINQNQLGWQDENCQGVVEKLSNWLKQHRHTLTQLRTQLKKHSCNQQISKLWDSAWEETLQLTQATEDLSLLATTAAASVEREQRLSTQLRDTLQSAQTIPLEHLLKSFPSMVQQLSNVHHKSAEFTLSVTNVLVDKTIADHLYDALLHLVRNGFDHGIESSEVRQQRGKSAIGKIEIRAFYQGNRTIIEVTDDGQGLDLEKIYNRAVETNLLSIEQLEALGQSPEPNQLLDLLCQPGFSTVSQINELSGRGIGLDVVRSQLQRINGRVKVRSQPGLGTTFSLQIQEALRNARVLVVQANQGVYGFVANDVEQIVLPASEQIQMVSDQKILNWHHRGNEYSTPIYQLSSLLEDSSQQVSTLPAWNPLLTKPQEMNPVLLMGTPEGWVGLEVEQVLEEQELVIKQLPNAIAYPPYVYGCSILADGRLTLVIDGTGLLNYVQQLPQSQPSLSKVGRLFAKRGLLAKVKGSPELKVSRLKVVREAWPIGQSSPDKLQPDHRQSDHLPYSKAKAEQPANLQPANLQPANLQPANLQPANLQPANLQPANLQPANLSKTFLVVDDSITERQNLSLILERNGNQVVQAKDGLEAIELLRKSHGVDLIICDLEMPRLNGLELLSLSHQEPALADIPIIMLTSRSQKKYKQLATELGAMAYLTKPYLDEEILATINNVLRMKDELYIAKGTENREQGIGNRESGIGNRE
- a CDS encoding Uma2 family endonuclease, with amino-acid sequence MRCTPPHATGIRIIYRVLDNRLGQQGLVQTQLPVQLSNYSEPQPDIAVVMPDELRYLGHHPTPSEIYLIIEVADTNLRRYCEQKAKHYAEAEIADYWVVDLTNRQLHVFREPTEQGYQSQVILADDNTISPLQFPDCLLSVSQMLPPEIPEFVDG
- the tnpA gene encoding IS200/IS605 family transposase, producing MSTAFRSFAHTVSLIKIHIVFVTKYRHPVITGDIEEDILDLAKSICEKNNCILEDAKADLGTNDHIHLLIDLAPKVSISKLCNTLKTVTSREIRKRYAKELAPYYWKPVFWKRGFSAVSCGGAPLSVLKQYIENQGYDD
- a CDS encoding Rpn family recombination-promoting nuclease/putative transposase yields the protein MTFISPKTDFAFKKIFASQESKPILISFLNALVYHNQPLIQDLEIIDPYQSSPLPILKDSFLDVKAKLSDGSLVIIEMQVLQVESFARRVLYNATKAYSLQLGKGEGYRYLKPVIALTITDFVMFPEHNQIISNFKLREETTNINYIENHLQLVFVELPKFEKQLEELEQLDELWMYFLKNAPFLETVPPQMAQLPEFQQAFGIASEANLSRKDLEELGKREMFIHDQQGLVIFTEKQTKNEIARQLLPLLDNETISQTTGLPVEEIEKLREG